One Chrysiogenia bacterium genomic window carries:
- a CDS encoding ferritin-like domain-containing protein, with protein MKLDLEKMLDRVEKGHWDVNDFDWSGKTKLQLSREDEIRVCQHFLNLSYIERMAAALFLSLSERMEDPTVKAIYKNFHKDEVRHAQAMARLQDYFDVHAYKTYLPSKAMMAFFPYFVSSLDTMNPAFANSAVTIGELFLDIALLRALNDYVEDPLSRAVIEKVNQDESRHVTMDFYMSEYCSDHIMKPKKKSRLPALFNRDVWGTTIWGQGFGFDVFLEPMSYLDKGSVRQKEALMRLRRLYGKPELSRNPAVKQFNDFIASLESPRGRRIAETVRRAIKAGTGVDLGFMSIVASENMSKGSGDTAAHPKSAVEMAAEIFEN; from the coding sequence ATGAAACTCGATCTCGAAAAGATGCTCGACCGGGTCGAGAAGGGTCACTGGGACGTCAACGACTTCGACTGGTCGGGCAAGACGAAGCTCCAGCTCTCACGCGAGGACGAGATCCGCGTCTGCCAGCACTTTCTCAATCTCTCCTACATCGAACGCATGGCCGCCGCGCTCTTCCTCTCGCTTTCCGAGCGCATGGAAGATCCGACCGTGAAGGCGATCTACAAGAACTTTCACAAGGACGAAGTGCGCCACGCCCAGGCCATGGCGCGTCTGCAGGATTACTTCGACGTTCACGCCTACAAGACCTACCTGCCCAGCAAGGCGATGATGGCGTTCTTTCCCTACTTCGTGAGCTCGCTCGATACGATGAACCCGGCCTTTGCCAACAGCGCCGTGACCATCGGCGAGCTCTTCCTCGACATCGCGCTGCTGCGCGCTTTGAATGACTACGTCGAGGACCCGCTCAGCCGCGCCGTCATCGAGAAGGTCAACCAGGACGAGTCGCGCCACGTCACCATGGACTTCTACATGTCCGAGTACTGCTCGGACCACATCATGAAGCCAAAGAAGAAGAGCCGCCTGCCGGCGCTCTTCAACCGCGACGTGTGGGGCACGACCATCTGGGGGCAGGGCTTTGGATTCGACGTGTTTCTGGAGCCCATGTCCTACCTCGACAAGGGCAGCGTGCGGCAGAAGGAAGCACTCATGCGCCTGCGCCGGCTCTATGGCAAGCCCGAGCTCTCGAGAAATCCCGCGGTCAAGCAGTTCAACGATTTCATCGCTTCCCTGGAGAGCCCCCGCGGCCGCAGGATCGCCGAGACCGTTCGCCGCGCCATCAAGGCGGGCACCGGGGTCGACCTCGGCTTCATGAGCATCGTTGCCAGCGAAAACATGAGCAAGGGCTCCGGGGACACCGCCGCCCATCCCAAGAGCGCGGTGGAAATGGCCGCGGAAATCTTCGAGAACTGA
- a CDS encoding TetR/AcrR family transcriptional regulator — protein sequence MARTNQRHRTRKDLLLAATRLLKEGRAPNMGEIADEAMVSRATAYRYFPTLEALLCEAPLDEGMPDPKEFFAGDTSTDAAARAQKVEGLLHEFTYGNETQFRASLAYSLRQGAEDRETPVRQNRRTPLLEEALAPVKGELSRKAYERLRSALAVFIGIEAMVVCNDVLRLSKDEAYEVKQWAVQALVERALEEARAAPKAKKKTKKAK from the coding sequence GTGGCACGCACCAACCAGCGCCACCGCACGCGCAAGGACCTCCTGCTGGCGGCGACGCGCCTGCTCAAGGAGGGGCGCGCCCCCAACATGGGAGAGATCGCCGACGAGGCCATGGTCTCGCGCGCGACGGCCTATCGCTACTTCCCCACGCTCGAAGCCCTGCTCTGCGAGGCGCCACTCGATGAGGGAATGCCCGATCCAAAGGAGTTCTTTGCCGGGGACACCTCGACCGACGCCGCCGCGCGCGCGCAGAAGGTCGAGGGCCTGCTGCACGAATTTACCTACGGCAATGAGACGCAGTTCCGCGCCTCGCTCGCCTACTCCCTTCGCCAGGGCGCCGAGGACCGCGAGACGCCGGTGCGCCAGAACCGGCGCACCCCGCTGCTTGAGGAAGCCCTGGCCCCGGTCAAGGGCGAGCTCAGCCGCAAGGCCTACGAGCGCCTGCGCTCGGCGCTCGCGGTCTTCATCGGTATCGAGGCCATGGTCGTCTGCAACGACGTCCTGCGCCTGAGCAAGGACGAGGCCTACGAGGTCAAACAATGGGCCGTGCAGGCGCTCGTCGAGCGCGCCCTCGAAGAAGCGCGTGCCGCACCGAAGGCGAAAAAGAAGACAAAGAAGGCGAAGTAA
- a CDS encoding ester cyclase: MAMSKEQMDQRMDEHFGFEERDDIEGVLGTLAEGARHDIIGWPTGPTTSHEDMRQFYATLFGDLSDGKVKTIRRFYGENFLVDESEWSGKAPGRPFGIEGRNRPLKFRLLHVVEFGEDTKLKSEQVWLDFPSLMAQLPQE, encoded by the coding sequence ATGGCAATGAGCAAGGAACAGATGGATCAGCGGATGGACGAGCACTTCGGCTTTGAGGAACGCGACGACATCGAGGGCGTGCTCGGCACGCTCGCCGAGGGCGCGCGCCACGACATCATCGGCTGGCCGACCGGCCCGACCACCAGCCACGAGGACATGCGCCAGTTCTACGCGACGCTCTTCGGCGACCTTTCGGACGGCAAGGTGAAAACGATTCGGCGCTTCTACGGGGAGAACTTCCTGGTCGACGAATCCGAGTGGAGCGGCAAGGCCCCCGGGCGCCCCTTCGGCATCGAGGGCAGGAACCGCCCGCTCAAGTTCCGCCTGCTTCACGTCGTGGAGTTCGGCGAGGACACGAAGCTCAAGTCCGAGCAGGTCTGGCTCGATTTCCCCTCGCTGATGGCGCAGCTTCCCCAGGAGTAG
- a CDS encoding DUF2236 domain-containing protein — MEQATTDNLVSIKKRPAQKKNRAKRMSLADVDPDLVPSRHFDPYGGEKSALKTGPFALLAKRYAPEPGHVERARQLTLVGDPLSDAFAALYPKLGYAVARKMLDTALNEGIEAVENAPEELKALFKELDSTPMWVDRRMIEKGAAVMRRYAFLSWLTMRLAFSQTYINANAGMPLYMTGSLSDKTVARRLKETSKWRMEVQQPGAMDRFGEGFKTTVRVRVLHSLLRHHLIANPEWNVEELGVPIPQIDMCGANVGMMAVHSYLLRGMGARISRSEMEAVIHFWRYHGFVIGVVDDLNPTSFHDVFRMFGRLAALIRFRFDERAAVLTRATFTAKMHEDEGLWGKFLDLVDINVSTGFFYLSSGKKLYELMGMKGSTGWPLFAPAIFPFVFAADTVRKAVPGGSRIASEIGRRQFARALSAEGVQNAPFNPYHMAG, encoded by the coding sequence ATGGAGCAAGCGACTACGGACAACCTCGTCTCGATCAAGAAGCGACCCGCACAGAAAAAAAACCGCGCAAAGCGCATGAGCCTGGCCGACGTCGATCCCGATCTCGTGCCGAGTCGTCACTTCGATCCCTATGGCGGGGAGAAATCGGCGCTCAAGACCGGGCCCTTCGCCCTGCTCGCAAAGCGCTACGCCCCCGAGCCAGGCCACGTCGAGCGCGCGCGCCAGCTCACCCTGGTGGGCGATCCACTCTCGGACGCCTTTGCGGCGCTCTATCCCAAACTCGGCTACGCGGTCGCGCGCAAGATGCTCGACACCGCGCTCAACGAGGGCATCGAGGCGGTCGAGAACGCGCCCGAAGAACTCAAGGCGCTCTTCAAGGAACTCGATTCCACGCCCATGTGGGTCGATCGCAGGATGATCGAAAAAGGCGCTGCCGTGATGCGGCGCTACGCATTCCTGAGCTGGCTCACCATGCGGCTGGCATTCTCCCAGACCTACATCAACGCCAACGCGGGCATGCCGCTCTACATGACGGGTTCGCTCAGCGACAAGACCGTCGCGCGGCGCCTGAAAGAAACTTCCAAGTGGCGCATGGAAGTCCAGCAACCCGGCGCCATGGACCGCTTCGGCGAAGGGTTCAAGACCACCGTGCGCGTGCGCGTGCTCCACTCCCTGCTGCGCCATCACCTGATCGCAAACCCCGAGTGGAATGTTGAAGAGCTCGGCGTTCCCATCCCGCAAATCGACATGTGCGGGGCCAACGTCGGGATGATGGCCGTGCACTCCTACCTGCTGCGCGGCATGGGCGCGCGCATCTCGCGCTCGGAGATGGAAGCGGTGATCCACTTCTGGCGCTACCACGGTTTTGTCATCGGCGTGGTGGACGATCTCAACCCGACCAGCTTCCACGACGTTTTCCGCATGTTCGGGCGCCTTGCCGCGCTCATCCGCTTCCGCTTCGACGAGCGCGCGGCCGTACTGACCCGCGCGACCTTCACCGCGAAGATGCACGAAGACGAAGGCCTGTGGGGCAAGTTCCTCGACCTCGTGGACATCAACGTCTCGACCGGATTCTTCTATCTCTCGTCCGGCAAGAAGCTCTACGAGCTCATGGGCATGAAGGGCTCGACCGGCTGGCCGCTCTTTGCGCCGGCGATCTTCCCCTTCGTCTTCGCCGCCGACACCGTGCGCAAGGCCGTTCCCGGCGGCAGCCGCATCGCCAGCGAGATCGGCCGCCGCCAGTTCGCCCGCGCGCTCAGCGCCGAGGGCGTGCAGAACGCCCCGTTCAACCCCTACCACATGGCCGGCTAG
- a CDS encoding TetR/AcrR family transcriptional regulator yields the protein MGRRKTSKKAVRKPKQGRSRATVEAILEATAQILVERGYAKTTTNHIAGRAGVSVASFYDYFENKDSAVTAVAARMAEKTRSHAMESARSLMHLPPLQMLRGWLGAMSDFALENAALLRTFVLEASFVWRAPQVRGAAMDLVREAQPYVFRQQSVPHEWLTEERLMLITVTAGSAILQITADPGMAEKREELLEELTRMITGYIAMTAMALQKRS from the coding sequence ATGGGACGGCGTAAAACCAGCAAAAAAGCGGTCAGAAAGCCCAAACAGGGCAGGTCGCGCGCGACGGTGGAGGCCATTCTCGAAGCAACTGCTCAGATTCTGGTGGAGCGCGGTTACGCCAAGACCACCACCAATCACATCGCGGGGCGCGCCGGCGTGAGCGTGGCGAGCTTCTACGACTACTTCGAGAACAAGGACTCTGCCGTCACCGCCGTGGCGGCCCGCATGGCCGAGAAAACCCGCAGCCACGCCATGGAGAGCGCCCGCTCGCTCATGCACCTGCCGCCCCTGCAGATGCTGCGCGGGTGGCTGGGCGCGATGAGTGACTTCGCCCTGGAGAACGCCGCCCTGCTGCGCACCTTCGTGCTGGAGGCATCCTTCGTCTGGCGCGCCCCCCAGGTGCGCGGCGCCGCCATGGACCTGGTGCGCGAAGCGCAGCCCTACGTTTTTCGCCAGCAGAGCGTCCCCCACGAGTGGCTCACCGAAGAGCGCCTCATGCTCATCACCGTCACCGCAGGCTCGGCCATTCTGCAGATCACCGCCGATCCGGGCATGGCGGAAAAGCGCGAAGAACTGCTCGAGGAACTCACGCGCATGATTACGGGCTACATCGCGATGACGGCGATGGCGCTGCAGAAGCGATCGTGA
- the secG gene encoding preprotein translocase subunit SecG — protein METLITVLHVIVAAFLILVVLLQTGQSDMGTSFGGSSGSVLGAAGANKFMTRLTTIAAAVFMFTSISLTILGGAEAGSSSVVGDLPDTPPAATQPATTEDQAAAEEAAPAEAATNAAAEGEAAPAEAAAEGESAPEAAAQEPPADEAPAEAETPAQ, from the coding sequence ATGGAAACACTGATCACAGTTTTGCACGTCATCGTCGCCGCCTTTTTGATTCTGGTGGTGCTTCTGCAGACCGGCCAGTCCGACATGGGCACCTCCTTTGGTGGCAGCTCGGGCTCGGTGCTCGGTGCGGCGGGCGCCAACAAGTTCATGACCCGGCTGACGACCATTGCCGCGGCAGTGTTCATGTTCACCTCCATCAGCCTGACCATCCTCGGCGGCGCCGAGGCGGGTTCGAGCTCGGTGGTGGGCGACCTGCCCGACACGCCCCCGGCCGCCACGCAGCCGGCGACGACCGAAGATCAGGCCGCCGCTGAAGAGGCCGCTCCGGCTGAAGCTGCGACCAATGCCGCGGCCGAAGGCGAAGCGGCTCCGGCCGAGGCCGCTGCCGAAGGCGAAAGCGCCCCCGAAGCCGCCGCTCAAGAGCCGCCGGCCGACGAAGCCCCCGCGGAGGCGGAGACCCCCGCGCAATAA
- a CDS encoding triose-phosphate isomerase codes for MAKLIVGNWKMNPTALKSAVTLGQGIREKLGVDGIPGGVTVGLAPPACYLHAVGQCVEGSPVRLGAQNICWEDEGAFTGEISPTMLKDVGGSFTIVGHSERRALFRETDDIINKRLKHAIASGLEVILCVGETLPQREKGITKMIVEEQLRGSLLGLEPADFERIIIAYEPVWAIGTGVNAQSAQIAEAHAQIREYLEAGFGVGQDLRILYGGSVKPENAADIYATVGVDGALVGGASLQVESFTTLVELAS; via the coding sequence ATGGCCAAGCTGATTGTCGGAAACTGGAAGATGAATCCCACGGCCCTCAAGTCGGCCGTGACGCTGGGCCAGGGGATTCGCGAGAAACTCGGCGTGGACGGGATTCCAGGCGGCGTCACCGTCGGGCTGGCGCCGCCCGCCTGCTACCTGCATGCCGTCGGCCAGTGCGTGGAGGGCTCTCCCGTGCGCCTTGGCGCCCAGAACATCTGCTGGGAAGACGAGGGCGCCTTCACCGGCGAGATCTCCCCCACCATGCTCAAGGACGTCGGCGGCAGCTTCACCATCGTGGGGCATTCCGAGCGCCGCGCGCTCTTTCGCGAGACCGACGACATCATCAACAAGCGCCTCAAGCACGCCATTGCCTCGGGGCTCGAGGTGATCCTCTGCGTGGGGGAGACCCTTCCCCAGCGCGAGAAGGGCATCACCAAGATGATCGTCGAGGAGCAGCTCCGCGGCAGCCTGCTGGGCCTCGAACCAGCCGATTTCGAGAGAATCATCATCGCCTACGAGCCCGTCTGGGCCATCGGAACCGGCGTAAATGCCCAGAGCGCCCAGATTGCCGAAGCTCACGCCCAGATCCGCGAATACCTGGAAGCGGGCTTCGGCGTGGGGCAGGACCTGAGAATCCTCTACGGCGGCTCGGTCAAGCCTGAGAACGCTGCGGACATCTACGCCACCGTAGGGGTCGACGGGGCCCTGGTGGGCGGCGCGAGTCTTCAGGTCGAGTCCTTTACAACCCTTGTAGAATTGGCTAGTTAA
- the gap gene encoding type I glyceraldehyde-3-phosphate dehydrogenase, giving the protein MSKIRVAINGFGRIGRVVTRCWLDDPDLPDVEIVGINDLADAEQMAHLLRYDSVHGRFPHEVRLEGDTLHIGTHAARYTSIADPAQLPWKELDVDIVLECTGLMLKKELAQKHLDAGAKRVLLSAPPKGEGVPTIVLGVNEKTFDPASDLVVSNASCTTNCLAPLAHVLHEEFGMERGLMVTVHSYTNDQNMHDSPHKKDWRRARAGGLSMIPTSTGAAKAVGLVLPHLKGRLSGYAVRVPTPNVSLLDLTVQTRDPVSVESINEAVKRRSNSDLDKILRWTDEPLVSRDLLGDPHSCIFDSLCTQVADDHLAKVVAWYDNEVGYSYRLIELAAYVGRHI; this is encoded by the coding sequence ATGAGCAAGATTCGCGTCGCCATCAATGGCTTTGGTCGCATTGGGCGCGTTGTCACCCGCTGCTGGCTCGACGATCCGGACCTCCCCGACGTGGAGATCGTGGGCATCAACGACCTCGCAGATGCCGAGCAGATGGCCCACCTGTTGCGCTATGACTCGGTCCACGGGCGTTTTCCCCATGAAGTGCGACTGGAGGGAGATACCCTCCACATCGGCACGCACGCCGCTCGCTACACTTCGATCGCCGATCCCGCCCAGCTTCCCTGGAAGGAACTGGACGTGGACATCGTGCTCGAATGCACGGGCCTGATGCTCAAGAAGGAGCTGGCCCAGAAGCACCTGGACGCCGGGGCCAAGCGCGTGTTGCTCTCGGCCCCGCCCAAGGGCGAAGGCGTGCCGACCATCGTGCTCGGCGTCAACGAGAAGACCTTCGACCCAGCAAGCGACCTCGTCGTCTCGAATGCCTCGTGCACGACCAATTGTCTGGCACCGCTGGCCCATGTTCTCCACGAGGAATTCGGCATGGAGCGCGGCCTGATGGTGACGGTGCATTCCTATACCAACGACCAGAACATGCACGACTCGCCCCACAAGAAGGACTGGCGCCGCGCGCGTGCGGGCGGGCTCTCCATGATCCCGACCTCGACGGGCGCGGCCAAGGCTGTGGGCCTGGTGCTCCCGCACCTCAAGGGCCGTCTCAGCGGCTACGCCGTGCGCGTGCCCACCCCCAATGTCTCGCTGCTCGATCTCACCGTGCAGACCCGCGATCCCGTCAGCGTCGAGTCGATCAATGAGGCGGTCAAACGCCGCTCGAACAGCGACCTCGACAAGATCCTGCGCTGGACCGACGAACCGCTGGTCTCACGCGACCTGCTGGGCGATCCCCACTCGTGCATCTTCGATTCGCTGTGCACCCAGGTGGCCGACGATCACCTTGCCAAGGTGGTTGCGTGGTATGACAATGAAGTGGGATACTCCTACCGCCTCATCGAACTGGCGGCGTACGTAGGACGCCACATCTAG
- a CDS encoding pyridoxamine 5'-phosphate oxidase family protein: protein MEVFSKIDKKIRTFIDAQKMFFVATAPLSGEGHVNLSPKGLDSFRVLSETRVAYLDLTGSGAETIAHLKENGRITIMMCAFEGPPNILRLFGTGTAHPVGTPGYEKLAGEFAGLQGARSIVEVELTRVQTSCGYAVPFYEFKGEREQLTKWAAKKGEGGIADYQRKNNHTSIDGLPALD from the coding sequence ATGGAAGTCTTCAGCAAAATCGACAAAAAGATCCGCACCTTCATCGACGCCCAGAAGATGTTCTTCGTCGCCACCGCGCCGCTCTCGGGCGAGGGGCACGTGAACCTCTCGCCCAAAGGCCTCGACAGCTTCCGGGTGCTCTCGGAGACGCGGGTCGCCTACCTCGACCTGACCGGCAGCGGCGCCGAGACCATTGCCCATCTAAAAGAGAACGGGCGCATCACCATCATGATGTGCGCCTTCGAGGGACCGCCCAACATCCTGCGACTCTTTGGAACGGGCACGGCCCACCCGGTGGGGACGCCCGGTTACGAGAAACTCGCAGGCGAGTTCGCAGGCCTGCAGGGCGCGCGCAGCATCGTCGAAGTTGAGCTCACCCGCGTGCAGACCTCCTGCGGCTACGCGGTGCCCTTCTACGAATTCAAGGGCGAGCGCGAACAGCTCACCAAGTGGGCCGCCAAAAAGGGCGAAGGCGGCATCGCCGACTACCAGCGGAAGAACAACCACACGAGCATCGACGGGCTGCCGGCGCTGGATTGA
- a CDS encoding YggS family pyridoxal phosphate-dependent enzyme: MSVLAENLAAIDSRIAAACARCGRDLSGVRLVAVSKTHPAAMIAEAWESGQRVFGESYGQELRDKARELAGLSGIEWHFIGHLQKNKVKYVVGNAALIHSVDSAEILDAVAGRAAREGLTQDILLEFNLSGEAAKTGAPPEEFEHLVTRARQSEGVRLKGLMTMAHAPGDAADEGAVRATFQRLRELAKSPIIRDIERIELSMGMSADFEIAIEEGATLVRVGSAIFGSRSYA, translated from the coding sequence ATGAGCGTGCTCGCCGAAAACCTTGCCGCCATCGACTCGCGCATTGCCGCCGCGTGCGCGAGGTGCGGGCGGGATCTTTCGGGGGTCCGGCTCGTGGCGGTCAGCAAGACCCACCCGGCGGCGATGATCGCCGAGGCCTGGGAGAGCGGCCAGCGCGTCTTTGGCGAGAGCTACGGGCAGGAACTGCGCGACAAGGCCCGCGAGCTGGCCGGGCTCTCCGGGATTGAATGGCACTTCATCGGGCACCTCCAGAAGAACAAGGTAAAATACGTCGTCGGAAACGCCGCGCTCATTCACTCGGTCGACTCCGCGGAGATCCTGGACGCCGTGGCAGGCCGCGCCGCCCGCGAAGGGCTTACCCAGGACATTCTGCTGGAGTTCAACCTCTCGGGGGAGGCGGCGAAGACCGGGGCCCCGCCGGAGGAATTCGAACACCTCGTCACCCGCGCCCGGCAGAGCGAGGGCGTGCGGCTCAAAGGCCTGATGACCATGGCCCACGCCCCCGGAGATGCGGCGGATGAGGGGGCCGTCCGGGCCACCTTCCAGCGCTTGCGCGAACTGGCAAAATCCCCTATTATCAGGGACATAGAGCGGATCGAGCTCTCCATGGGCATGAGCGCCGACTTCGAAATCGCCATCGAAGAGGGCGCGACCTTGGTCCGGGTTGGATCTGCCATATTTGGTTCCCGCTCTTACGCCTGA
- the proC gene encoding pyrroline-5-carboxylate reductase yields MLSNDDIIGFIGGGNMAEAMIRGLIASNVVSKERIRVSEPFAARRTHLSDAYGIEVSEKNSAVADVATVLVLAVKPDMVAACLEEVEAMGPADQVRVSIAAGVPLSVICPKPKARACARVMPNTPALVGAGASAVHFCGCDEAQREKVLSVLKALGPTVVEVAKEELLDAVTGLSGSGPAYVFEFIEALSDGGVRMGLSRAQALELAAATVEGAARMVRQTGTHPAQLKDQVTSPGGTTIAGCAVLEAHGFRSAAIEAVTAAAQRSKELGKPKG; encoded by the coding sequence ATGCTGAGTAACGACGACATCATTGGATTCATCGGCGGCGGCAACATGGCCGAGGCCATGATCCGCGGCCTGATTGCCTCGAACGTGGTTTCGAAAGAGCGCATCCGCGTCTCCGAGCCCTTTGCCGCGCGACGCACCCACCTGAGCGATGCCTACGGCATCGAGGTGAGCGAGAAGAACTCCGCCGTGGCCGACGTGGCCACCGTGCTGGTGCTGGCAGTCAAGCCCGACATGGTCGCCGCCTGTCTTGAAGAGGTCGAAGCCATGGGGCCGGCCGACCAGGTGCGGGTCTCCATTGCCGCGGGCGTGCCGCTCTCGGTGATCTGTCCCAAACCAAAGGCGCGGGCCTGCGCGCGCGTGATGCCCAACACCCCGGCGCTTGTGGGCGCCGGGGCCTCGGCCGTGCACTTTTGCGGCTGCGACGAAGCCCAGCGGGAAAAAGTCCTCTCGGTGCTCAAGGCGCTGGGCCCCACGGTGGTCGAAGTGGCCAAGGAAGAATTGCTCGATGCTGTGACGGGGCTCTCAGGCTCGGGACCCGCCTATGTGTTTGAATTTATCGAAGCCCTCTCCGACGGCGGCGTGCGGATGGGGCTTTCGAGGGCGCAGGCCCTCGAACTGGCGGCCGCCACGGTGGAGGGGGCCGCGCGCATGGTGCGGCAGACCGGCACCCACCCGGCCCAGCTCAAGGACCAGGTGACCTCGCCGGGCGGCACGACGATCGCCGGCTGCGCGGTGCTCGAAGCCCACGGCTTCCGCTCGGCAGCCATCGAGGCCGTTACCGCCGCGGCACAAAGAAGCAAGGAACTTGGAAAACCCAAGGGGTAA
- a CDS encoding DivIVA domain-containing protein — MRMTPMEIQQKEFAKSISGYSVREVRNFLEMIATIYAETMGDFNELKEELSRKDTELSQHREREQNLRETIMMAQKVAEDLRKGAQREAELTTAEANLRADEIVKNAHNRMAELQRQIQDLKRQRVQAQQELKAVLETHYKLLSVDVDAAKKSDEAEANLAYIPAGGQKK; from the coding sequence ATGCGAATGACGCCAATGGAAATTCAGCAGAAGGAATTCGCCAAGAGTATCTCGGGATACTCCGTGCGCGAGGTCCGCAACTTCCTCGAGATGATTGCGACGATCTACGCCGAGACCATGGGCGACTTCAACGAGCTCAAGGAAGAACTCAGCCGCAAGGACACCGAGCTCTCCCAGCACAGAGAGCGCGAACAAAACCTGCGCGAGACCATCATGATGGCGCAGAAGGTCGCCGAAGACCTGCGCAAGGGCGCCCAGCGCGAGGCAGAGCTGACCACCGCCGAGGCGAACCTTCGCGCCGACGAGATCGTCAAGAACGCCCACAACCGCATGGCCGAGCTTCAGCGGCAGATCCAGGATCTCAAGCGCCAGAGAGTGCAGGCCCAGCAGGAACTCAAAGCCGTGCTGGAGACCCACTACAAGCTTCTCTCCGTCGACGTCGACGCCGCCAAGAAGAGCGACGAAGCCGAAGCCAACCTGGCCTACATACCGGCGGGCGGGCAGAAGAAGTAG
- a CDS encoding GIY-YIG nuclease family protein: MLHYSDGTYYVGHTDNLENRISEHQQREVRGYTYSRRPVQLIWHQECVQRAEALEAERQIKGWNRAKKEALVRGDFVMIARLASRSGAGLALRDALLRKAPQGERGGAAGDREETWCPTTPRASGRSCRNHLSVRCGGPTGGSAP, translated from the coding sequence ATACTGCACTATTCCGATGGCACGTACTACGTCGGACATACCGACAATCTTGAGAATAGAATCTCCGAACACCAGCAGCGGGAGGTACGGGGTTACACGTATTCACGCCGACCGGTTCAGTTGATCTGGCATCAGGAATGCGTGCAGCGCGCTGAAGCCTTGGAAGCCGAGCGCCAGATCAAGGGTTGGAACCGCGCCAAGAAAGAAGCGCTGGTTCGTGGTGACTTTGTAATGATTGCTCGGCTCGCGAGTCGCAGCGGTGCCGGCCTGGCCCTTCGAGACGCCTTGCTGCGCAAGGCTCCTCAGGGCGAACGGGGCGGGGCTGCGGGAGATAGAGAGGAGACCTGGTGTCCCACTACACCCAGAGCATCCGGGCGCTCCTGCCGCAACCACTTGAGCGTCCGTTGCGGCGGGCCTACTGGCGGCTCCGCACCTTGA
- a CDS encoding methyltransferase domain-containing protein, translating to MSHYTQSIRALLPQPLERPLRRAYWRLRTLSMWGRQRSCTCCGLGFRAFLPGGDSLRPDARCPACGALERHRLLARYLETQTDLLRGEFRVLHLAPEPAISLVLERNRSLDVVRADLQSAWADHHVDVTDLPFESNSFDVVLCLHLLEHIEDEAAALRELLRVMKPGGWGVIHSPVEWAREYTYEDSTITSADERLKAFGQSDHVRIYGADYPERLRAAGFEVSVCPYAEQLGEAAVEKFGLEPGERLVLCRRPTAESAG from the coding sequence GTGTCCCACTACACCCAGAGCATCCGGGCGCTCCTGCCGCAACCACTTGAGCGTCCGTTGCGGCGGGCCTACTGGCGGCTCCGCACCTTGAGCATGTGGGGAAGGCAGCGTTCCTGCACGTGTTGCGGGTTGGGATTTCGCGCGTTCCTTCCCGGCGGCGACAGCCTGCGTCCCGACGCGCGCTGCCCGGCGTGCGGCGCGCTCGAACGCCACCGCCTGCTTGCGCGCTATCTCGAAACGCAAACCGATCTGCTCCGCGGCGAATTTCGCGTCCTCCACCTGGCGCCTGAACCGGCGATTTCACTGGTACTCGAGAGAAACCGCTCGCTGGATGTCGTCCGTGCTGATCTGCAATCGGCCTGGGCCGATCATCATGTGGATGTGACGGACCTGCCCTTTGAGAGCAATTCGTTCGATGTGGTGCTGTGCCTGCATCTGCTCGAACACATTGAAGATGAGGCCGCCGCGTTGCGTGAGCTTTTGCGCGTGATGAAGCCCGGTGGCTGGGGTGTGATTCACTCGCCGGTAGAGTGGGCGCGCGAGTACACCTATGAGGATTCGACGATTACATCCGCCGATGAGCGGCTTAAAGCGTTTGGTCAGAGCGATCATGTGCGCATTTATGGCGCCGATTACCCCGAGCGCCTGCGTGCGGCGGGTTTCGAAGTAAGTGTCTGTCCCTACGCGGAGCAGCTCGGCGAAGCAGCCGTCGAAAAATTCGGACTGGAACCTGGTGAGCGCCTGGTTCTCTGCCGGCGGCCCACTGCAGAATCGGCGGGTTGA
- a CDS encoding YggU family protein → MSYYTQTPDGIVLSLHIQPRASREGVVGLHGEALKVALKAPPVDGAANEALIRFLSKKLGVPKSACELVSGQSSRAKRVRVPEECLEKVKALAQI, encoded by the coding sequence GTGTCCTACTACACCCAGACCCCGGACGGCATCGTCCTCAGCCTCCACATCCAGCCCCGCGCCAGCCGCGAGGGCGTCGTCGGCCTCCATGGCGAGGCGCTGAAGGTTGCGCTCAAGGCCCCGCCGGTGGACGGCGCGGCCAACGAAGCGCTGATCAGATTTCTCTCGAAAAAACTCGGCGTTCCCAAAAGTGCCTGCGAGCTCGTCTCCGGCCAGAGCTCACGCGCCAAGCGCGTGCGGGTTCCCGAGGAGTGCCTGGAGAAGGTGAAAGCGTTGGCGCAGATTTGA